ctaccaatttttaaaaaaaatatttatacaaaatacatactcttttgttttattcaggAAACCTTAATGATAATCTCCCAAATGGCCGTGGTATGATGTTGATTGCATATGGACACTGGCAGGATCTTGGTTAGCGGTTCCTGGTTCGTTGGTTCTCACTTTGGCTCTGAAACCATGTTCGTCGGCTACGTAGTCTACAAGACGATGAATTCCGTGAGCGTCGGTGTATCCGTAGCTACCAATGACTTTTTTGCCGTCACTGTGTTCTTTTCTGTACTGTTGATTGCCGTGGTGGTCCTTAATCTCATAACCGAATCCATATGGATGTGGTGGGTGCTAAAGAGAAttgaagtgattaaaaaaaggaagctaaaaaaaataaaatgattaaagaaaGATGCTAAAAAGAATTAGAGTGGTTAAgaaaaaggattctaaaaagaattggagtggttaaaaaaggaaactaaaaagaaataaaatggttaaaaaaagatgataaaaagaattagaatagtttaaaaaggattctaaaaagAAGTGAAGAGATTACAAAAAGGAggcttaaaagaaataaaatgattaaagaaaaatgctaaaaagaattagagtggttaaaaaaaaaggattctaaaaagAATTGGAGTGGTTGaaaaaggaaactaaaaataagtaaaatggtTCAAAGAAGATGCTAAAAAGAATtagaatggttaaaaaaaggattctaaaaagAATTGGAGTGGTTAAAAAAGGaggttaaaaagaaataaaatggttaaaaattatgctaaaaataattagaatggTTAAAAAGAGGATTCTaaaaagaagtgaagtgatttaAAAGGAGGCTAAAATGAATCAGGGTTTTTAAAAAGGACTAGAGGGTAAAAAAATAGAGGCTTAAAACAAAAGGTGTGGTAATAATTAGTGccaagagaaggaaaaaaattgaaaagtcgCTAAAAAGACTAAGAGTGCTAAATGGAATAAAAGGTTTCAAAATGTGCTTCAAGAATATAAAGCTCcgaaaggaataaaaatgttaaagaaatggTTCTAAAAAGAATAAGAGTACTGTAAAAAACGGAAGtgataaaagaaagaatgataaatttattttaactggagcaaagcttatttttttaaaaattattttaccatctgTGACATTCGTTGGAAAATGTGccaatgtaataatatttagtgCATGTTTAAGGAATGAAGAAAGATTCCAAATATTTCTGTTTGTTTGAagtaaaactgttaaaatttttaaacttacaatgcaaaaattttatacaactgaaatgaaattgagtttgaaaagaaagaaattgcatttcattttcaaaattgctgtcgcctccaaaattttcaaaaatactttttttagattggtaaataaaagtaatgtttCGAGTTgaataattcgaaaataaaatataatttttctcgaTCAAAAGCTAAAGACATACAGATTAATAAGCTTTATTCTAAATcaatgagaatttaaaaattttctttttaatataatattttttttaaagtaataaatcttttttttaagaccGGCAGCACCGATTTTTAACTCatgttcttacattttttttgtcataatagCTAATACAattttcgttaataaaaacatcattcGCAATTTGATGCTGACAGTTTCCTCAGATATTTTTGGAAGTTTTCTTTGAagggttttaaaatatgatttaaacaCTGATTTAAACTGCATTCAACAAAATGTATAGAAATTTCTATTTCGGTATTgaacttttttgaaatgttcttcatttcaaaattacattttcgagttttaaaatttttccttagtaaatagcgttaaaaaaaagatttacattTCTTTGTATATCCCTTGCTTTGCATTGACTTACATTAACATCAATAATGAAAGTTTCATTTCagagaatattgaaatatatcaagatacattaatttttttaaacaatcattaattaatgagttaaaatataagttaagattacattaatagtaagattagattatttaattgatatgcagtgtgtttaaaaataaaaattgtcaaatatttcGAGAAATAAACATCAGTtcataaatctaaaaaacacgaaagaaatattttcaaaagacgCATTTAATCTTACCAAACTTACCCCCTAACTTGACCTCTTGGGAAATAGAGTAACTTAACATCATTAtaggataattttaatttacacaatATTGAACATGGATTTggattcttcagaaaaaaataacccGATTTGGTCTCACTTTTTGAATTTTGGTTCACAGATGGCACTGCAatcttgaaatgaaaatgaGAGTCATAAGAGGTGATGATGGGGTGTTATGAAATgcattatatgaaattatttctaaacttttaattagATGAGTATTGCTCGAGTTATATGGTCGTTTTGACACTTTACGAACATTCTGcataatttc
This window of the Parasteatoda tepidariorum isolate YZ-2023 chromosome 4, CAS_Ptep_4.0, whole genome shotgun sequence genome carries:
- the LOC107453818 gene encoding cuticle protein 10.9; amino-acid sequence: MNRILFHVLTVAFSLLVISVSAEYPGYESINAYGYEPKHPPHPYGFGYEIKDHHGNQQYRKEHSDGKKVIGSYGYTDAHGIHRLVDYVADEHGFRAKVRTNEPGTANQDPASVHMQSTSYHGHLGDYH